The nucleotide sequence GAAATGGCGTCCGGCAAGCTGACCTTGCTGGTCGGCGGCGACGCCGATGCCATCGAGCGCGGACGCCCGGTGTTCGATACATTTGCGCGCGAGATCTTTCACGTGGGCGGCAGTGGCGCTGGCCGTGCGATCAAGCTGGTCAACAACATCCTCTTCGCCGGGCACCTGCAACTGGCGTCCGATGCCATGAATCTTGCCGAAAGCCTGGGACTGGAGCGGGCTTCCACCGCCACCGCGTTGATCCAGTGCAGCGGCGCAAGCGATGTGCTGCCCTGGTTCGCCGGAGACAGCTGGAGCGCGATGCTGGAGACGGCGCGCCGCTACATGGTCAAGGATGTGGCCGCTGCGATCGATGCGGGCCAATCGGCAGGTGCCGAGATCCCGGCGCTGGCCGCGGCAACCGCGACATATCTCGCCAAGTAAGCAGGAGGGAATGCCATGAGCACCACCGCCGAAACCCATGACGCGCAGGCCCTTGCCGACCGCAACCGCGCAATTGTGATCCGTCTGA is from Novosphingobium sp. MMS21-SN21R and encodes:
- a CDS encoding NAD(P)-dependent oxidoreductase; its protein translation is MKVAWIGLGQMGLPTAKAVAAGGHEVRAFDVKAPSAEDAQGLTLVGSPREAAQDADLVCLAVFSDDQVADVLTGPEGVIDLLKPGAIVAVFTTGSIESIQGIAASVPAGIAILDTCFSRKQSEMASGKLTLLVGGDADAIERGRPVFDTFAREIFHVGGSGAGRAIKLVNNILFAGHLQLASDAMNLAESLGLERASTATALIQCSGASDVLPWFAGDSWSAMLETARRYMVKDVAAAIDAGQSAGAEIPALAAATATYLAK